A stretch of the Erinaceus europaeus chromosome 1, mEriEur2.1, whole genome shotgun sequence genome encodes the following:
- the CISD1 gene encoding CDGSH iron-sulfur domain-containing protein 1, which yields MSTTSSVRVEWIAAVTIAAGTAAIGYLAYKRFYGKDNRSKSMVNPHIQKDNPKVVHAFDMEDLGDKAVYCRCWRSKKFPFCDGAHTKHNEETGDNVGPLIIKKKET from the exons ATGAGCACGACTTCCAGCGTACGAG tTGAATGGATCGCAGCAGTTACCATTGCTGCTGGAACAGCTGCGATTGGTTATCTAGCTTACAAAAGATTTTATGGTAAAGACAATCGCAGCAAATCTATGGTCAACCCTCACATCCAGAAAGACAACCCCAAAGTAGTACACGCTTTTGACATGGAGGATTTGGGAGATAAAGCTGTGTACTGCCGTTGCTGGAGATCCAAAAAG TTCCCATTCTGTGACGGAGCTCACACAAAACACAATGAAGAGACTGGAGACAACGTGGGACCGCTtatcattaagaaaaaagaaacttaa